One genomic window of Marinobacter arenosus includes the following:
- a CDS encoding cytochrome b — protein sequence MQKFIQWVDERLPVVEAWNKHLGKYYAPKNFNIWYFFGSLAMLVLVNQLVTGIWLTMSYNPSAEGAFASVEYIMRDVEWGWLLRYLHSTGASAFFVVVYLHMFRGLMYGSYQKPRELIWIFGMLIYLVLMAEAFMGYLLPWGQMSYWGAQVIVNLFGAIPVIGEDLSLWIRGDYLISGITLNRFFALHVVALPIVLLGLVVLHILALHEVGSNNPDGIDIKKNKDENGIPKDGIPFHPYYTVHDLLGVAVFFFIFFVVVFFFPEMGGLFLEKPNFEPANALKTPAHIAPVWYFTPFYAMLRAVTVDLFGLPAKFWGVVVMGGAIAILFVLPWLDKSPVRSMRYKGWLSKIALAIFAVSFVVLGYLGLVPATAGRTTVAQILTVLYFLYFILMPFYTRMEKTKPVPERVTG from the coding sequence ATGCAGAAGTTCATTCAATGGGTAGACGAACGTCTGCCGGTCGTTGAAGCCTGGAACAAGCACCTTGGCAAGTATTACGCGCCAAAGAATTTCAATATCTGGTACTTCTTCGGCTCCCTCGCCATGCTTGTGCTGGTCAACCAGCTGGTTACCGGCATCTGGCTGACCATGAGCTACAACCCGTCGGCGGAAGGCGCGTTTGCCTCCGTTGAGTACATCATGCGGGACGTGGAGTGGGGCTGGTTGCTCCGTTACCTGCACTCCACGGGCGCATCGGCGTTCTTTGTGGTGGTGTACCTTCACATGTTCCGTGGTCTCATGTACGGCTCCTATCAGAAGCCTCGGGAGCTGATCTGGATCTTCGGCATGCTGATCTACCTGGTGCTCATGGCCGAAGCCTTCATGGGCTACCTGCTGCCGTGGGGCCAGATGTCTTACTGGGGTGCCCAGGTTATCGTTAACCTGTTTGGCGCGATTCCCGTAATCGGTGAAGATCTGTCCCTGTGGATTCGTGGTGACTACCTGATCTCGGGGATTACCCTGAACCGATTCTTTGCATTGCATGTTGTGGCTTTGCCAATCGTGCTGCTTGGTCTGGTGGTGCTTCATATCCTGGCGCTGCACGAAGTGGGGTCGAACAATCCTGACGGTATCGACATTAAGAAGAACAAGGACGAGAACGGCATTCCCAAAGACGGCATTCCGTTCCATCCGTATTACACCGTGCACGACTTGCTGGGTGTAGCTGTGTTCTTCTTCATCTTCTTCGTTGTGGTCTTCTTCTTCCCGGAAATGGGCGGTCTGTTCCTGGAAAAGCCGAACTTTGAGCCGGCTAACGCACTGAAAACTCCCGCGCACATTGCGCCGGTCTGGTACTTCACGCCGTTCTACGCGATGCTGCGGGCGGTAACGGTTGATCTGTTCGGTCTGCCTGCCAAGTTCTGGGGTGTGGTCGTCATGGGAGGGGCCATTGCCATTCTGTTTGTGCTGCCCTGGCTCGATAAGAGCCCGGTCCGGTCCATGCGTTACAAGGGCTGGCTCAGCAAAATCGCCCTCGCGATCTTCGCCGTCAGCTTTGTCGTTCTGGGCTATCTGGGTCTGGTTCCGGCAACTGCCGGGCGGACCACAGTCGCGCAGATTCTGACCGTGCTGTACTTCCTCTACTTCATTCTCATGCCGTTCTACACGCGGATGGAAAAAACCAAGCCAGTGCCAGAGAGGGTGACAGGATAA
- a CDS encoding cytochrome c1 produces the protein MRKLIFGLFIAFLPALGLAAGGGVALDHIETDHTNKESLQRGVALFSNYCMGCHSMEYARYKRVADDLEIPAELYEENLIFTGAKIGELMKNSMSKDMAADWFGAPPPDLTLETRLRGESWVYSYLRGFYEDVSRPLGVNNVVFPNVGMPHVLVDLQGLCAVAPNIGVEASVEPLSGNINNADACPEYATEGSMSAAEFDQAMYDLTNFMSYMADPIRVERERLGIFVLIFVAIFFVFAYLLNREYWKDVH, from the coding sequence ATGAGAAAGCTGATTTTTGGTCTTTTCATCGCATTCCTGCCGGCTCTCGGGCTGGCTGCCGGTGGTGGGGTTGCGCTCGATCATATCGAGACGGATCACACCAACAAGGAGTCCCTGCAGCGTGGTGTGGCTCTGTTCAGCAACTACTGCATGGGGTGTCACTCCATGGAGTACGCTCGCTACAAGCGTGTTGCCGACGATCTTGAGATTCCGGCAGAGCTGTACGAAGAGAACCTGATCTTCACCGGTGCCAAAATCGGTGAGCTGATGAAGAACTCCATGAGCAAGGATATGGCGGCAGACTGGTTCGGTGCACCGCCACCGGACCTGACGCTGGAAACGCGTCTGCGCGGCGAGTCCTGGGTTTACTCGTACCTGCGCGGCTTCTACGAAGATGTCAGCCGTCCGCTGGGCGTCAACAATGTGGTCTTCCCAAACGTGGGCATGCCGCACGTGTTGGTCGATCTGCAGGGACTGTGTGCCGTTGCACCGAACATCGGGGTTGAAGCGAGTGTTGAGCCGCTGAGTGGCAACATCAACAACGCGGATGCCTGCCCCGAGTACGCCACTGAAGGCAGCATGTCGGCCGCGGAGTTCGATCAGGCCATGTACGACCTGACCAATTTCATGTCCTACATGGCGGATCCGATCAGGGTCGAGCGTGAGCGCTTGGGCATCTTTGTTCTGATCTTCGTGGCCATCTTCTTTGTCTTCGCCTACCTGCTCAATCGTGAGTACTGGAAGGACGTACACTGA
- a CDS encoding glutathione S-transferase N-terminal domain-containing protein translates to MGVVTKRSSMTFFSDPASHYSHRVRIVLAEKGVTVDIVDVDPDNPPAELADLNPYNALPTLVDRDLVLYEPNIMMEYLDERFPHPPLLPVYPVARANSRLMIHRIQRDWCGLVDQILAQPNAKASDAARKELRESLLATAPLFGEMPFFLSEEFTIVDCCIAPILWRLPALGIELNDKQARPLQKYMESIFSRDGFKASLSDLEEDMRS, encoded by the coding sequence ATGGGCGTTGTGACCAAGCGGTCATCAATGACGTTTTTCTCGGATCCGGCCAGTCACTACAGCCACAGGGTGCGTATCGTGTTGGCAGAGAAGGGTGTTACCGTCGACATTGTTGACGTGGATCCGGATAACCCGCCGGCCGAGTTGGCCGACCTGAATCCGTACAATGCCCTGCCAACCTTGGTGGATCGTGATCTGGTGCTGTACGAGCCCAACATCATGATGGAGTACCTGGACGAGCGTTTTCCGCATCCCCCGCTGTTGCCGGTTTACCCGGTAGCCCGGGCCAATAGTCGCCTGATGATCCATCGGATCCAGCGAGACTGGTGTGGTCTGGTTGACCAGATTCTGGCGCAGCCGAATGCCAAGGCTTCGGACGCGGCTCGCAAGGAGTTGCGGGAAAGTCTTCTGGCTACGGCGCCGCTGTTCGGTGAAATGCCATTCTTCCTGTCAGAGGAATTCACCATCGTCGATTGCTGCATTGCTCCGATCCTGTGGCGCCTTCCGGCCCTCGGCATTGAGCTGAACGACAAGCAGGCCCGCCCGTTGCAGAAGTACATGGAGAGCATCTTCAGTCGGGATGGCTTCAAGGCTAGCCTCTCCGACCTTGAAGAAGACATGCGCAGCTGA
- a CDS encoding ClpXP protease specificity-enhancing factor: MTSSRPYLVRAFNEWILDNDCTPYIVVDAGVQGVQVPTEHVANGQIVLNISPGAVRGLVIGNGALEFSARFGGVPMQVFIPLQAVMAIYAKENGEGMVFGSEPGSPDPDGTSDRDDSRPGGDERPSGRPTLKVVK; the protein is encoded by the coding sequence ATGACGTCCAGTCGGCCGTACCTCGTTCGGGCTTTTAACGAATGGATCCTGGACAACGACTGCACCCCCTATATCGTGGTGGATGCCGGCGTTCAGGGTGTTCAGGTGCCGACCGAGCATGTGGCCAACGGGCAAATCGTGCTCAACATCAGCCCCGGGGCTGTCCGGGGGTTGGTGATCGGAAATGGGGCGTTGGAGTTCAGCGCCCGTTTTGGTGGCGTGCCCATGCAGGTCTTCATCCCCCTGCAGGCGGTTATGGCGATTTACGCCAAAGAGAACGGCGAGGGCATGGTGTTTGGCAGTGAGCCAGGGTCACCCGATCCGGACGGTACCAGTGACAGGGACGACTCTCGTCCAGGTGGCGACGAACGACCATCCGGGCGACCAACCTTGAAAGTCGTTAAATAG
- a CDS encoding D-sedoheptulose-7-phosphate isomerase has protein sequence MTDTEHQINQWFASHMEQTAQAASTVGPAIGEVADAFVNALLQDGKIITCANGNANILAQYFCTALLNRFDQDRPALPAINLGADATTYSAICRDNRFNDTFSRQVRAIGKPGDLLFVIVDDGHKANLIQAIQAAHDREMNVVVLSAREKSDITSLMHPEDHEIALNDLPPTEATPLLLVIINALCGLIDSKLFGG, from the coding sequence ATGACGGACACCGAACACCAGATCAACCAATGGTTTGCCAGCCACATGGAACAGACTGCCCAGGCGGCCAGCACTGTCGGCCCGGCCATTGGGGAGGTTGCTGATGCCTTCGTCAACGCACTGCTTCAGGATGGGAAAATCATCACCTGCGCCAACGGCAATGCCAATATCCTGGCCCAGTATTTCTGTACCGCCCTGCTGAATCGGTTCGATCAGGACCGTCCGGCGCTGCCAGCCATCAACCTGGGCGCCGACGCAACCACCTATTCCGCTATCTGCCGGGACAATCGTTTCAATGACACCTTTTCCCGCCAGGTCAGAGCGATTGGAAAGCCCGGAGACCTGCTGTTCGTCATTGTCGACGATGGCCACAAGGCCAACCTGATCCAGGCAATTCAGGCCGCCCACGACCGGGAGATGAATGTCGTGGTGCTGAGCGCCCGCGAGAAATCCGACATTACCTCGCTCATGCACCCGGAGGATCACGAAATCGCCCTGAACGACCTGCCCCCCACCGAGGCGACACCATTGCTACTGGTCATCATCAACGCCCTGTGCGGACTGATCGACAGCAAACTGTTCGGGGGATAA
- a CDS encoding YraN family protein, with the protein MEGSKALGNHYEGVAARYLMSQGVTISERNVYNRGGEIDLIGRDGDTLVFFEVRYRGASSLTDAASSVTFAKQKRLLKAASFYLHKHGLWNAQSRIDVIAINPGTAKRYRVQWIKNAIQAG; encoded by the coding sequence ATGGAAGGCAGCAAAGCACTGGGCAATCACTATGAAGGCGTGGCTGCCCGGTATCTCATGAGTCAGGGCGTAACCATCTCTGAACGCAACGTCTACAACCGTGGCGGCGAAATCGACCTGATCGGACGTGACGGAGACACACTGGTTTTCTTCGAAGTGCGTTATCGCGGTGCCAGCAGCCTGACGGACGCGGCCAGCTCAGTCACGTTCGCCAAACAGAAACGGCTTTTGAAGGCGGCGTCCTTCTACCTCCATAAACACGGCCTGTGGAACGCGCAGAGTCGCATCGATGTGATTGCCATCAACCCGGGAACGGCCAAGAGATACCGGGTACAATGGATTAAAAATGCAATTCAGGCAGGATAG
- a CDS encoding penicillin-binding protein activator yields the protein MPPLDRRHKPNHPEYFELAMIKNPTKHRALATAFTVALLSAGCASVNLQSHVAQTPQQALELAGQETNREAAQRYLLRIASRFQDQGKHEAARTLLQSSQLAQAEPALESQKRLLALASATALDDSNWARTLVADLSPDSITDYSPELMGRAAQLQAQAFALAGEPLPAAMTLVLQTQTDSSANPQQLHDQIWQLLKTVSDDELNAASGSAIGYETQGWLELAASARAPGVELEAQGRSIRSWQNNWPGHPAAQVLPSELQLIASLADSRPETIALALPLNGPLATAGKAIRDGFIAAYYLDESVDRTKTDIRIVDTSDSEFTELYKELSAKDVDLIVGPLEKEALTQLSTMNTLPVPALGLNYLPTNENVPEGLYQFGLSAEDEARQIADRLAAEDLRHPLVLIPQGEWGDRVETALLQRMAANGHSALDIERFFRDDNLRAVTADLLGITTSRDRAIQVEQTIGLDVEFEPRRRQDADAIVMVAEPTIARQFKPLFAYYFGGGLPVYSPSIVYEGTPDAARDRDLNRVIFTDTPWVLGEANELRMKADEHLSGTRGQLGRLFAMGADAWQLSKRLPLLRQVETASIDGQTGVLTMSPQGSIHREQLWAQFQNGTPKLIPDPEPRLAEPAQEDRSGPEDLPQ from the coding sequence TTGCCACCGTTAGATCGGCGCCACAAGCCCAATCATCCGGAGTATTTCGAGCTTGCCATGATCAAGAACCCCACCAAACACCGAGCCCTCGCCACCGCGTTTACTGTGGCACTGCTGTCCGCCGGTTGTGCCAGCGTTAACTTGCAGTCCCATGTCGCCCAGACCCCGCAGCAGGCACTTGAGCTTGCTGGCCAGGAAACCAACCGGGAAGCCGCTCAGCGTTATCTGCTTCGCATCGCCAGCCGCTTTCAGGACCAGGGCAAGCATGAGGCGGCTCGCACGCTACTGCAAAGTTCCCAGTTGGCGCAAGCGGAACCGGCACTGGAAAGCCAGAAGCGTCTCCTGGCCCTGGCCAGCGCGACCGCTCTGGATGACAGCAATTGGGCCCGCACACTGGTCGCAGACCTGTCTCCCGATAGCATTACCGACTACAGCCCGGAACTGATGGGCCGCGCCGCCCAGTTACAAGCGCAGGCGTTCGCCCTGGCCGGCGAGCCCCTGCCCGCGGCCATGACCCTCGTCCTGCAAACACAGACCGACAGTAGCGCCAACCCTCAACAGCTGCATGACCAGATTTGGCAGTTGCTCAAAACCGTATCAGATGACGAACTGAACGCGGCGAGCGGCAGCGCGATCGGCTACGAGACGCAGGGCTGGCTGGAACTCGCCGCATCGGCACGCGCACCGGGGGTTGAACTGGAGGCGCAGGGGCGCTCCATTCGTAGCTGGCAAAACAACTGGCCCGGGCATCCGGCGGCGCAGGTTCTACCATCAGAGCTGCAGTTGATTGCGTCCCTGGCCGACAGCCGCCCGGAAACGATCGCGCTGGCCCTGCCGCTGAACGGTCCACTGGCGACCGCCGGTAAGGCCATTCGCGATGGCTTTATTGCAGCCTATTATCTTGATGAATCCGTTGACCGGACCAAAACAGACATCCGCATCGTCGACACCTCTGACTCCGAGTTCACGGAACTGTATAAGGAGCTTTCGGCCAAGGATGTCGACCTGATCGTCGGCCCACTTGAGAAGGAGGCGCTGACCCAACTCAGCACCATGAACACGCTTCCGGTGCCCGCTCTGGGGCTCAATTACCTGCCAACCAATGAGAACGTACCGGAGGGCCTTTACCAGTTTGGTCTGTCCGCAGAAGACGAGGCCCGCCAGATTGCCGATCGGCTTGCCGCAGAGGACCTTCGCCACCCCCTGGTTCTGATTCCCCAGGGCGAATGGGGTGACAGGGTGGAGACCGCCCTTCTTCAACGAATGGCCGCCAACGGCCATTCAGCCCTCGATATCGAGCGCTTTTTCCGGGACGACAATCTCCGCGCCGTGACAGCGGACCTGCTTGGCATTACAACGTCCCGGGACCGGGCCATTCAGGTGGAGCAAACCATTGGACTGGACGTGGAGTTCGAGCCCCGGCGCCGGCAGGACGCCGATGCCATCGTGATGGTGGCTGAACCAACCATTGCCCGCCAATTCAAACCCCTGTTTGCCTACTACTTCGGCGGCGGCCTCCCGGTTTACTCCCCATCCATCGTCTACGAGGGCACACCTGATGCCGCCAGGGACCGGGATCTGAACCGGGTCATCTTCACCGACACACCCTGGGTTCTTGGCGAAGCCAATGAACTGCGCATGAAAGCCGACGAGCACCTGTCAGGCACCAGGGGCCAACTCGGCCGACTGTTCGCCATGGGGGCTGACGCCTGGCAGTTGAGCAAGCGGCTACCGCTTCTGAGGCAGGTCGAAACGGCCTCCATTGACGGACAAACCGGCGTTCTGACCATGTCCCCCCAAGGCAGCATTCACCGCGAGCAGCTTTGGGCGCAGTTCCAGAACGGCACCCCAAAGCTGATACCGGATCCTGAGCCACGACTCGCAGAGCCCGCGCAGGAAGACCGCAGTGGGCCCGAGGATCTGCCACAGTAA
- the rsmI gene encoding 16S rRNA (cytidine(1402)-2'-O)-methyltransferase, which produces MKSEGEGSVSVTGNKDGAAGVLYIVATPIGNLDDLSPRAAAILARVDVVAAEDTRHSGRLLQHLGLQKRLVALHDHNERDRAGSILDELARGRSVALISDAGTPLISDPGYVLVREARNRGFTVSPIPGPCALVAALSAAGLPTDRFLFVGFLPAKRTGRRAALEPLRKESATLVFYESPHRILDAMGDISAVLGESREIVLGRELTKTFETFYSGTVAEVLGALEADPHGTKGEFVVMIRGADPVGSEGDESALDTDLLIKLLLPELPVKKVAKLAAELSGRSKNELYQRALELKQD; this is translated from the coding sequence TTGAAATCCGAGGGAGAGGGGTCGGTATCCGTAACCGGCAATAAAGATGGGGCCGCCGGTGTTCTCTACATCGTCGCGACCCCGATTGGTAATCTCGACGATCTGTCTCCCCGGGCCGCCGCCATCCTCGCCCGGGTTGATGTGGTCGCGGCGGAAGACACCCGTCACAGCGGGCGTTTGCTGCAGCATCTTGGGCTTCAGAAGCGACTCGTCGCGCTACACGACCATAATGAGCGGGATCGGGCGGGCAGCATTCTGGATGAGCTGGCGCGTGGTCGCAGTGTTGCGTTGATCTCGGATGCCGGTACGCCCCTGATCTCGGATCCGGGATACGTGCTTGTTCGCGAGGCGCGGAACCGAGGGTTCACGGTCTCGCCCATCCCGGGGCCGTGTGCCCTGGTGGCGGCACTCAGCGCCGCCGGCCTGCCGACGGATCGGTTTCTGTTCGTCGGCTTTTTGCCCGCCAAGCGAACGGGGCGTCGCGCCGCGCTGGAGCCGCTGCGTAAGGAGTCGGCAACGCTGGTGTTCTATGAATCCCCGCACCGGATACTGGATGCCATGGGTGATATTTCGGCCGTTCTCGGTGAAAGTCGTGAAATCGTATTGGGTCGCGAGCTGACCAAAACCTTCGAAACTTTCTATTCGGGAACCGTCGCAGAGGTGCTTGGCGCACTTGAGGCTGACCCCCACGGGACCAAAGGGGAGTTCGTGGTGATGATTCGGGGGGCGGACCCAGTCGGCAGTGAAGGGGACGAAAGCGCGCTGGATACTGACCTCCTGATCAAACTGTTGCTTCCGGAGTTGCCAGTGAAGAAAGTGGCCAAGCTGGCGGCTGAGCTCAGCGGGCGCTCGAAGAACGAACTGTATCAGCGGGCATTGGAGCTCAAGCAGGACTGA
- the mraZ gene encoding division/cell wall cluster transcriptional repressor MraZ gives MSKFLGSNAINMDAKGRLAIPAKVREELAQTCGGRIVLTANADEERCLLVYPEPEWEELRPKIEALPNMNKAARRLQRLLLGNAAPMELDSAGRILIPPTLRSYAHLEKKLMLIGQGKKLELWSEERWFAWLDESSDDDEMPPEMEALSL, from the coding sequence ATGAGCAAATTCCTCGGCAGCAATGCCATCAATATGGATGCGAAGGGTCGCCTGGCGATCCCCGCCAAGGTGCGCGAAGAGCTCGCGCAGACCTGTGGTGGGCGCATTGTATTGACGGCCAATGCCGATGAAGAGCGTTGTTTGCTGGTTTACCCCGAACCCGAATGGGAAGAATTGCGTCCCAAGATTGAAGCACTGCCCAATATGAACAAGGCCGCTCGTCGGCTTCAGCGCTTGCTGCTTGGTAATGCTGCGCCCATGGAGTTGGACTCTGCGGGGCGTATCCTCATTCCGCCGACCTTGAGAAGCTATGCCCACCTTGAGAAAAAACTGATGTTGATTGGCCAGGGTAAAAAACTGGAGCTCTGGAGCGAAGAGCGCTGGTTCGCTTGGCTGGATGAGTCCTCAGACGACGATGAGATGCCGCCTGAAATGGAGGCGCTCTCCTTATGA
- the rsmH gene encoding 16S rRNA (cytosine(1402)-N(4))-methyltransferase RsmH, giving the protein MTADRKQGHGAALPHRSVLLDSAVDYLVNDPEGNYVDATFGRGGHSRLILERLGPDGRLLGIDKDPEAISVAEQLAIKDPRFSWFHGSFAELELALARREWDVVNGVLMDLGVSSPQLDDASRGFSFMRDGPLDMRMNPQQSPSAAEWLAEADEQDIANVIWRYGEERFSRRIARLVVARRQEEAIETTRQLAELVSEAVPKKEKHKHPATRTFQAIRIFINRELEDLEIGLQAAVDHLGPGGRLVVISFHSLEDRVVKRFMRDLARGPQLPKGIPVTAEQEASAFRLIGKAAKANAEEVSDNVRARSAVMRVLERIDTKANSKGSA; this is encoded by the coding sequence ATGACCGCCGATCGCAAGCAGGGGCACGGGGCAGCGCTTCCGCATCGCTCGGTGCTTCTGGACTCGGCGGTCGACTATCTGGTCAATGACCCCGAAGGAAACTACGTGGACGCCACCTTTGGCCGAGGTGGTCACAGTCGGCTCATTCTGGAACGCCTGGGGCCCGATGGACGTCTTCTGGGCATCGATAAGGATCCGGAAGCGATCAGTGTCGCTGAGCAGTTAGCCATCAAGGATCCGCGCTTCTCCTGGTTCCACGGCTCTTTCGCGGAACTTGAGCTTGCGCTGGCGCGTCGGGAATGGGATGTGGTGAACGGGGTATTGATGGACCTGGGCGTGTCCTCCCCGCAACTGGACGACGCCTCCAGGGGGTTCAGCTTTATGCGGGATGGACCTCTGGACATGCGGATGAATCCGCAGCAGTCGCCCAGTGCGGCCGAATGGCTCGCTGAAGCCGACGAGCAGGACATCGCCAACGTGATCTGGCGATACGGCGAGGAGCGGTTTTCTCGTCGTATCGCCCGTTTGGTTGTGGCGCGCCGCCAGGAAGAGGCGATCGAAACGACTCGCCAGTTGGCCGAGCTGGTCAGTGAGGCGGTGCCCAAGAAAGAAAAACACAAGCACCCGGCGACCCGGACCTTTCAGGCTATCCGGATATTCATTAACCGGGAGCTCGAGGATCTGGAAATTGGCTTGCAGGCCGCCGTTGATCACCTTGGTCCGGGTGGCCGACTGGTCGTGATCAGCTTTCATTCGCTCGAGGATCGTGTGGTCAAACGGTTCATGCGAGATCTGGCGCGCGGGCCGCAACTGCCCAAGGGCATACCGGTAACCGCGGAGCAAGAGGCGTCGGCATTCCGGTTAATCGGCAAGGCCGCCAAGGCGAATGCAGAGGAAGTCAGTGACAACGTCCGGGCCAGGAGCGCAGTGATGCGGGTCCTGGAACGTATCGATACCAAAGCGAACTCGAAGGGGAGTGCGTAG
- the ftsL gene encoding cell division protein FtsL, translating to MGAVAIEQPVKTAKLNKQRVRDGVATAVRISRQVFDATRQRNVLISLALVTLLVASSIGVVVSAHENRELFNTLSHLQSERDRYQQEWSQLLLEQSALSAHGRVENLAAARFGMVVPGRQDIVLVPLMSPTSTP from the coding sequence ATGGGCGCCGTAGCCATAGAACAGCCGGTAAAGACGGCCAAGCTAAACAAGCAGCGAGTGCGCGATGGCGTCGCGACGGCCGTGCGGATCTCACGGCAGGTCTTCGATGCTACTCGCCAGCGCAATGTGTTGATTTCTCTGGCACTGGTGACCTTGCTGGTGGCCTCGTCCATTGGCGTAGTCGTCAGTGCCCACGAGAACCGTGAGCTATTCAACACCCTGTCTCATTTGCAGAGTGAGCGTGATCGCTACCAGCAGGAGTGGAGTCAGCTGCTTCTGGAGCAGAGTGCGCTGAGCGCCCACGGGCGCGTGGAGAATCTCGCTGCTGCGCGGTTCGGAATGGTGGTTCCGGGGCGTCAGGATATTGTTTTGGTGCCGCTGATGTCACCGACGTCAACGCCGTAA
- a CDS encoding peptidoglycan D,D-transpeptidase FtsI family protein — translation MSGQETQTTWSQRLVSGLKAWRYCSVLGVFLMVVAGLGWRLVDLHVVDNEFLRKQGDVRTIRVETIDAHRGVISDRYGEPLAVSTPVQTIWANPSEADAGEPRLANLARLLDISEAGLRERLNDYAGREFMYLRRKVQPELANQAMALDIDGIYTRQEYRRYYPAGEVTAHIVGFTNIDERGQEGMELTYNQWLSGESGRKRVLKDNRGRVIKDLTLIRDARPGHSLQLSIDLRLQYLAYRELKAVVHAHDARGGTLVMLDVDTGEVLAMVNQGSYNPNDRSQLAPENLRNKAITDLFEPGSTMKPVTMAAALETGKYTVNTTIDTSPGYRRFGRFTIRDHRNYGVMNLTDIIAKSSNVGISKIATDIGGDTIRDLYSRLGLGQPTGIGFPGEAVGVLPSPPKWRPVEEATLSYGYGMSVNALQLAQAYMVIANGGVRYPLSLIKLDGEPEGQRVLSEKVTYEVRNMLREVVSRGTGKRAQPGFYSAGGKTGTVHLVGKQGYEDSQYKAIFAGMAPIDNPRIVTVVAVDAPQSGEYYGGEVAAPVFARVMSDALRLLNVKPELEVGGTKVPGKTAGERG, via the coding sequence TTGTCCGGTCAGGAAACACAGACAACATGGAGCCAGCGATTGGTGTCCGGCCTGAAAGCCTGGCGCTACTGCTCTGTGCTGGGCGTTTTCCTGATGGTCGTGGCCGGTCTCGGCTGGCGGCTGGTTGATCTCCATGTCGTCGATAACGAATTCCTTCGCAAGCAGGGCGACGTCCGTACCATCCGGGTGGAGACCATCGATGCCCACCGGGGTGTCATTTCAGACCGCTATGGCGAACCGTTGGCGGTCAGCACGCCGGTTCAGACCATCTGGGCCAATCCCTCTGAGGCGGATGCCGGCGAGCCCCGGCTGGCCAACCTCGCTCGCTTGCTTGACATCAGTGAGGCGGGCTTGCGCGAGCGCCTGAACGATTATGCCGGCCGGGAGTTTATGTACCTGCGGCGGAAGGTGCAGCCGGAATTGGCGAATCAGGCGATGGCCCTGGACATCGATGGCATATACACCCGCCAGGAGTATCGTCGTTATTACCCCGCCGGAGAAGTGACCGCTCACATTGTCGGTTTTACCAACATTGACGAGCGTGGCCAGGAAGGCATGGAACTGACCTATAACCAGTGGCTGTCCGGCGAATCCGGTCGCAAGCGGGTGCTGAAGGATAACCGTGGCCGCGTGATCAAGGATCTCACGCTGATTCGGGATGCCCGCCCAGGGCACAGTCTCCAGCTCAGCATCGATCTGCGCCTTCAATACCTGGCCTACCGTGAACTGAAAGCCGTGGTTCATGCTCACGATGCCCGGGGTGGAACCCTGGTCATGCTGGACGTGGACACCGGCGAAGTGCTCGCGATGGTCAACCAGGGGTCCTACAATCCCAATGACCGCAGTCAGTTGGCGCCAGAGAATCTTCGGAACAAAGCGATCACGGACCTGTTTGAGCCCGGATCGACCATGAAGCCGGTGACCATGGCCGCCGCACTTGAAACCGGGAAATACACGGTTAACACCACCATTGATACATCGCCGGGCTACCGGCGTTTTGGTCGGTTTACCATCCGGGACCATCGCAATTACGGCGTTATGAACCTCACCGACATCATCGCCAAGTCCAGCAACGTGGGAATCAGCAAGATTGCCACCGACATCGGCGGTGACACCATTCGGGATCTGTATAGCCGGCTGGGTCTCGGTCAGCCAACGGGCATCGGATTTCCCGGCGAGGCGGTCGGCGTCCTTCCGTCTCCGCCAAAGTGGCGCCCGGTTGAGGAGGCGACCCTTTCCTATGGATACGGTATGAGCGTAAACGCGCTGCAGTTGGCCCAGGCCTATATGGTTATTGCCAATGGCGGTGTACGGTATCCATTGAGCCTGATCAAGCTTGACGGGGAACCTGAGGGGCAGCGGGTACTCTCAGAAAAGGTGACCTACGAAGTTCGGAACATGCTCCGCGAGGTTGTTTCCCGCGGTACCGGCAAGCGTGCCCAGCCTGGCTTTTACTCGGCGGGTGGCAAAACGGGGACCGTTCATCTCGTTGGCAAGCAGGGTTATGAAGACAGCCAATACAAGGCGATATTCGCGGGTATGGCGCCAATTGATAACCCCAGAATTGTAACGGTTGTGGCCGTTGATGCGCCGCAGTCCGGCGAGTACTACGGCGGTGAAGTAGCCGCTCCGGTATTTGCGCGGGTCATGAGTGACGCACTTCGACTGTTGAATGTGAAGCCTGAACTGGAAGTCGGTGGCACGAAAGTGCCCGGAAAGACCGCCGGGGAGCGAGGGTAA